GCGATGCGGTGTGCGGGCCCCGGCGGGCCCGAGCCTTGCGGAAACGTGCCACTCGATCGGCGGGTATCCGGAGCGCATAGGTTCGTGCCTCCGGCGGTATGCGGCCACGCACTAGCTCGCGGTTCAGGCGCAGCAGCGCTGTCAGGTCCATTCCGGCGGCTCGGGCCAGTGGGGCAAGGCTTCGTCCGCCAGGCACCTCGACGATGGCCAGCCGCGGGATCGAGGCCGGCCGGACTGCGTCGACGCCAAATGCCTTGCGGTTTCTTCCCACGATGGCACACGCCACGACCTTGGCGACGTAGGCAGCGCTCTCCACCGGGAGTCCCGCCTCCATTCGAGTCAGCAGCCAAAAGTCGTTCGAGTTGTACTTGCGGATGGCGCGGTGCAAGGCACTGTAGCCCATGTTGTAGGCCGCCAGGGCGAGCTCCCACGAGCCTACCCGCGCGTGCAATTCGGCGAGATAGCGTGCGGCAGCCTCCGTGGCGCGTTCGGGGTCCAAGCGCTGGTCGACCCAGCGGTCCTTTCGCAGGCCGTACTCGCGCGCCGTCGGCGCCATGAACTGCCACATGCCAACCGCTCCTGCGGCCGAGCGTGCCAGCGGCTCGAAGCCGCTCTCGACCATGGCCACGTACATGAGGTCTTCTGGCAAGCCATGTTCACGCATGACCCTGCGTATCATCGAGCTGTAGCGCTGCGCGCGCTTCAGCCAGCTCCTAACGTTGAGTCGCCCCCGTGCATCGTGGCGAAAATGATATAAATACTGTATCACGCGGTCATCCCAGCGCGCCGGCAGGTCGGGTCGCGCCAGGCCCCTCACCCACCCAAGCCGTAGAGGTTTCGTCGGCGCAGGGACGGAGCCATCGGGCGCATCCGAGCTGAGTGCCGCCGGTGCGACTCCCAGTCGAACCACCGCTTGCTGAATGGACCGCAGCAGCACGTCAGGACTTGGGTTCAAGAGCTCCGGAGCGCCGGTGTTCGCGGAAGTCGCCGGTGGCTGCCGTTCGTCCGCGTCCCCCTGGTATCCGCTGGCGGTGGCCGTGACACTCGCGAGCAGCAGGAACAAGACTTGGGGAGCGCAACGCAGAAGCATCGGATGGCTCAAAGGTAGGCGCATCCGCCCGCGTTCGCCAGAAAGTTGGGGGGCGCAGCGAGCTTCGATGCTACCCTCTGGCCCATCCATGCACCAGGGTGTTGGCGACTTCCTACGATGGCTCGAAGACCACCCGCGCTTCCCAGGACTGTGGACCAATGCCCCGGCACTGGCCGCGGAGCTGCAAGTTGTGGAGCACGGCGTGGGATCGCCTTTCCCGGACGACCTGCGGCAGGTACTGCTTCGCTTTGATGGCGGCCTGCTGCCGAGTGGCCAGCTGCTCAGTGCGGGTCCCCGACTGTGGCCAAACATTGCTCATGCGCTGGCCACCCTGGCAAAGCACTTCAGGACCTCGCCCGATGATCCGAATCTGCTTCTGCCCTTTTACCGCAACGAGGACGGGGGGTTGCTCGCCTTTGATCGCAGCGGGGGCCCTGTGGCCGATACCTGGCCGATCGTGGACTACTACCTCGCTACCGGCGACGTGCGGCTGGTGTATCGCACGTTCGACGGTTGGTGTCGCCACTGCGTCAGCGAGTGGTCCGCGCCGGACTACGGTGAGCCGTTCGGCCTGCACAGGTATCTGAAGCAAGGTGAGCGGCACGCCCAAATCGAGCCTGACGTGGCCACGGCGCACGCCACTGTGGCCCACGCGCTGCGGCGAGCAGGGGAGCCCGAGCGCGCGATGGGGAGCTATCTCGAGGCGGCGCGCTGCGTGCCCTGCTTGCCTTGGTGCGATTGGGAGGCCCTGAAGCTTGCGGTGCTGCTGGGCCGTGAGGCGGAGGCGCTGGAGTCCGCGGCTCGTCTGGCGGCGCCTGCTCCGCAACCGCGCTGGCGTGATCGCGAAACCACGCCGTGTCGGGTCTCGGATGTCATTGCGAGGATAGCAGCCGCCTCGCCGCAGCGGGATGATTGGTTGATGGTGTTTGATCAGCTGGCACGGCAAGCCGCTGGCGAGGAGGACCGCACCCAGATCACCGCGGTGCGCAAGGCGGTGTTTAGCATGGAGACGCTTCCCGAGCCTCGGGCCATTCGCCCGAGCATTCCTCCCGGCCACTCCGATATGGAGCGCTGGTGGAAAGAGTTGCGCGAACAGTACCGCCAGGGT
The sequence above is a segment of the Pseudomonadota bacterium genome. Coding sequences within it:
- a CDS encoding transglycosylase SLT domain-containing protein is translated as MLLRCAPQVLFLLLASVTATASGYQGDADERQPPATSANTGAPELLNPSPDVLLRSIQQAVVRLGVAPAALSSDAPDGSVPAPTKPLRLGWVRGLARPDLPARWDDRVIQYLYHFRHDARGRLNVRSWLKRAQRYSSMIRRVMREHGLPEDLMYVAMVESGFEPLARSAAGAVGMWQFMAPTAREYGLRKDRWVDQRLDPERATEAAARYLAELHARVGSWELALAAYNMGYSALHRAIRKYNSNDFWLLTRMEAGLPVESAAYVAKVVACAIVGRNRKAFGVDAVRPASIPRLAIVEVPGGRSLAPLARAAGMDLTALLRLNRELVRGRIPPEARTYALRIPADRVARFRKARARRGPHTASHATHVMRFGESLADVAYRYRTSQGALRKLNGLEEVDRIGPGFTLLVPDVKPRAAKSRERPIAAVPAQQFRYPNRRHVFYQVQSGDRCERIASFFGVTVDELLRWNAIDPSAALHKGMVIQLFVPRSVDLGLAVVHEPSKVIRMVLGSDEFFDYHEAQRGRVRMRYLVKEGDTFGAVARRFDLSPGSLARINRMSRRTKLETNQELIVYLPKELASQLAVAKRDQRESATTSEKVASTAKAVRR
- a CDS encoding SMI1/KNR4 family protein: MHQGVGDFLRWLEDHPRFPGLWTNAPALAAELQVVEHGVGSPFPDDLRQVLLRFDGGLLPSGQLLSAGPRLWPNIAHALATLAKHFRTSPDDPNLLLPFYRNEDGGLLAFDRSGGPVADTWPIVDYYLATGDVRLVYRTFDGWCRHCVSEWSAPDYGEPFGLHRYLKQGERHAQIEPDVATAHATVAHALRRAGEPERAMGSYLEAARCVPCLPWCDWEALKLAVLLGREAEALESAARLAAPAPQPRWRDRETTPCRVSDVIARIAAASPQRDDWLMVFDQLARQAAGEEDRTQITAVRKAVFSMETLPEPRAIRPSIPPGHSDMERWWKELREQYRQGSVRDEDLLLDPELAALRLRYDLSELLRIRREF